One region of Sphingomonas adhaesiva genomic DNA includes:
- the hutH gene encoding histidine ammonia-lyase, protein MILTPGHVPYADWRAIYLGAAPALDPACHDAIAASAAAVERIVARGAPVYGINTGFGKLASVRIDAADLATLQRNIVLSHAAGVGAAMPVPVARLMMALKLASLAQGASGVRPATIALLEAMLARGLTPIVPAQGSVGASGDLAPLAHMTAAMLGVGEIDVGGAVMPADRALADAGLTPLELGPKEGLALLNGTQFSTAYALAGLVEAERLYRCALVTGIVATEAAKGSDAPFDPRIHALRGHRGQIDTAHALRAMIEGSAIRASHREDDVRVQDPYCLRCQPQVMGAILDLLRQAATTLVTEANGVSDNPLIFPDTDEALSGGNFHAEPVAFAADTIAMALCEIGSLSERRIAMLVDPALSALPAFLTPRPGLNSGFMIPQVTAAALVSENKQRAYPASVDSIPTSANQEDHVSMAAHGARRLRDMAANVDAVLGIELLAAAQGCDFHAPLTSSTCVEAVRGVLRAAVPMLGEDRHMAPDIAHATALIAGGAVVDTATTALGHALPGVAA, encoded by the coding sequence ATGATCCTCACGCCGGGGCACGTCCCCTATGCCGACTGGCGCGCCATCTATCTGGGCGCCGCCCCCGCGCTCGACCCCGCATGCCACGACGCGATCGCGGCGAGTGCGGCGGCGGTGGAGCGGATCGTCGCCAGGGGCGCGCCGGTCTATGGCATCAACACCGGCTTCGGGAAGCTGGCGAGCGTGCGGATCGACGCCGCCGATCTCGCCACGCTCCAGCGCAACATCGTGCTCAGCCACGCCGCGGGCGTCGGCGCTGCCATGCCGGTTCCGGTCGCGCGGCTGATGATGGCGCTGAAGCTCGCCAGCCTGGCACAGGGCGCGTCGGGCGTCCGCCCCGCCACCATCGCGCTGCTGGAGGCGATGCTGGCGCGCGGACTGACCCCGATCGTGCCCGCGCAGGGGTCGGTCGGCGCCTCGGGCGATCTCGCCCCGCTCGCGCATATGACCGCCGCGATGCTCGGCGTCGGCGAGATCGACGTCGGCGGCGCGGTGATGCCGGCGGATCGCGCGCTCGCCGATGCGGGCCTGACGCCCCTGGAGCTCGGACCCAAGGAGGGTCTGGCGCTGCTCAACGGCACGCAGTTCAGCACCGCCTATGCGCTCGCCGGACTGGTCGAGGCGGAGCGGCTGTACCGCTGCGCGCTGGTGACCGGGATCGTCGCGACCGAGGCCGCCAAGGGGTCCGATGCGCCGTTCGACCCGCGCATCCACGCGCTGCGCGGGCACCGCGGGCAGATCGACACCGCCCACGCGCTGCGCGCCATGATCGAGGGGTCCGCGATCCGCGCCAGCCACCGCGAGGACGATGTGCGCGTGCAGGATCCCTATTGCCTGCGCTGCCAGCCGCAGGTGATGGGCGCGATCCTCGACCTGCTGCGCCAGGCCGCGACGACGCTGGTGACGGAGGCGAACGGCGTCAGCGACAATCCGCTGATCTTCCCCGATACCGACGAAGCGCTGTCGGGCGGCAACTTCCATGCCGAGCCGGTCGCCTTCGCCGCCGACACGATCGCGATGGCGCTGTGCGAGATCGGCAGCCTGTCGGAGCGCCGCATCGCGATGCTGGTCGACCCGGCGCTGTCCGCGCTGCCGGCGTTCCTGACGCCGCGCCCGGGGCTCAACTCCGGCTTCATGATCCCGCAGGTGACCGCCGCCGCGCTGGTGAGCGAGAACAAGCAGCGCGCCTATCCCGCCAGCGTCGATTCGATCCCCACCTCCGCCAATCAGGAGGATCACGTCTCGATGGCCGCGCACGGCGCGCGCCGGCTGCGCGACATGGCGGCGAACGTCGACGCGGTGCTGGGCATCGAACTGCTCGCGGCGGCGCAGGGGTGCGACTTCCACGCGCCGCTGACCTCCAGCACCTGCGTGGAGGCG